A window of Acidimicrobiales bacterium contains these coding sequences:
- a CDS encoding N-6 DNA methylase, producing the protein MVAEAADELGVHPTRLGPLGSGSAGADRRRLQEALAEGEAGPVVARRAAGRDGGVADLPDRLGAVHQVLVADGERRARGVHYTPGRAADEIVALALARWFESDAAVLPEVCDPSCGGGAFLLAAARALVGRGHPVEAVVPRLHGIEVDPLAALVAVAAVGAWVATVRPGGAEVGLPDVCTGDALGDDPWARLGRRPDVVVGNPPFGGQLTRRTARRGDEVVDAGRRLGRPAGYADTAALFLARALDEVATPGVVALLQPLSLLATRDAGVVRDRVGVGRLRDLWVPSGRLFDAAVAVCAPIVTTTDRPPGAHDGPDASGAVAVVGDGRRSLAVPRHRLAGRSTWSPLWAAVAGVPEVDLDPAVTVGDWCRATAGFRDEFYAVAALVAEDPAPDLIGPPSPGRSRVLTAGLVDPGATGWGRRPARLGGRRFAAPVLDVAAAAASPERRLAAAVAARCAPKVVVATQTRVVEAVVDDDGRYWPSVPLVSITLRIGRDDAHHRWSVAAALMAPPVTAWVLHEVGGAARSPGAVKVSARQVLTVPLPVDHGAWREGTNLLRRAEPSPPARRAALVEAAGALTAAYGVTGRDAAQLIDWWGSRLVGRGGTADGGR; encoded by the coding sequence GTGGTCGCCGAGGCCGCCGACGAGCTCGGCGTCCACCCGACCCGCCTGGGGCCGCTGGGGAGCGGGTCGGCGGGCGCCGACCGGCGTCGCCTCCAGGAGGCGTTGGCCGAGGGGGAGGCCGGTCCGGTGGTGGCGCGGCGCGCCGCCGGGCGTGACGGGGGGGTCGCCGACCTCCCCGACCGGCTGGGCGCCGTGCACCAGGTGCTCGTGGCCGACGGGGAGCGTCGTGCGCGGGGCGTGCACTACACCCCGGGTCGGGCCGCCGACGAGATCGTGGCGCTGGCCCTCGCCCGGTGGTTCGAGTCGGACGCCGCGGTCCTGCCGGAGGTGTGCGACCCGTCCTGCGGGGGCGGCGCGTTCTTGTTGGCCGCGGCGCGCGCCCTGGTGGGTCGGGGCCATCCCGTCGAGGCGGTCGTGCCGCGCCTCCACGGCATCGAGGTGGACCCCCTCGCCGCGCTGGTCGCGGTGGCCGCGGTCGGCGCGTGGGTGGCGACCGTTCGCCCCGGGGGCGCCGAGGTCGGCCTGCCCGACGTGTGCACCGGCGATGCCCTGGGCGACGACCCGTGGGCTCGTCTCGGCCGGCGGCCCGATGTCGTCGTCGGCAACCCGCCCTTCGGGGGCCAGCTGACGCGGCGCACCGCACGTCGCGGTGACGAGGTCGTCGACGCGGGCCGCCGCCTGGGCCGCCCGGCCGGCTACGCCGACACCGCCGCGCTGTTCCTGGCCCGAGCCCTCGACGAGGTCGCCACCCCCGGGGTCGTCGCCCTCCTGCAGCCCCTCTCCCTGCTGGCCACCCGCGACGCCGGGGTGGTGCGCGACCGGGTCGGGGTCGGGCGACTCCGCGACCTGTGGGTCCCGTCCGGGCGCCTCTTCGACGCCGCGGTGGCGGTGTGCGCCCCGATCGTGACCACGACGGACCGGCCGCCAGGGGCCCACGACGGCCCCGACGCCTCCGGCGCGGTCGCCGTCGTGGGCGACGGTCGCCGTTCCCTGGCCGTGCCCCGACACCGCCTCGCCGGTCGATCCACCTGGTCGCCGCTCTGGGCCGCCGTCGCCGGCGTACCCGAGGTCGATCTGGACCCCGCGGTGACGGTGGGCGACTGGTGTCGCGCCACCGCCGGGTTCCGCGACGAGTTCTACGCAGTGGCGGCCCTGGTCGCCGAGGACCCGGCCCCGGACCTCATCGGCCCGCCGTCGCCCGGCCGTTCACGGGTGCTCACCGCCGGGCTCGTCGACCCGGGAGCCACCGGCTGGGGCCGTCGTCCCGCCCGTCTGGGCGGTCGTCGCTTCGCGGCGCCCGTCCTCGACGTGGCCGCGGCGGCGGCGTCGCCCGAGCGCCGCCTCGCCGCCGCCGTCGCCGCCCGGTGCGCACCGAAGGTGGTGGTGGCCACCCAGACCCGTGTGGTGGAGGCGGTCGTCGACGACGACGGGCGCTACTGGCCGTCCGTCCCGCTCGTGAGCATCACCCTGCGGATCGGTCGCGACGACGCGCACCACCGATGGTCGGTGGCCGCCGCGTTGATGGCGCCCCCGGTCACCGCGTGGGTGCTCCACGAGGTCGGCGGCGCGGCCCGGTCACCCGGCGCGGTGAAGGTGAGCGCCCGCCAGGTGCTCACCGTCCCGCTGCCCGTCGACCACGGGGCGTGGCGCGAGGGCACCAACCTCCTGCGCCGCGCCGAGCCCTCGCCGCCGGCCCGTCGGGCGGCGTTGGTCGAGGCCGCGGGGGCGCTGACGGCCGCCTACGGGGTCACCGGACGCGACGCCGCGCAACTGATCGACTGGTGGGGCTCCCGCCTCGTGGGTCGAGGTGGCACTGCCGACGGCGGACGGTAG
- a CDS encoding ABC transporter permease, translated as MFLAGREIRRAKLRFGLLAGAVGLLVFLIMFQQALLGSLLKSFTGAIENQSATVLVYNAEARKNVAGSVIPPPVQQQVEAVDGVGASAPLGEATLTLEAGGELTDASVFGFTPGGPGDPTRLVEGRLPETATEAAASGEDADAGFGLGDTVTSVNGDVRLTIVGLTEESRFSVAPTIWVTFDGYTALRKAANPDAPAVLPSLIAITPADGVTPDELAARIGAQVEGVDALTRTQAVAEAPGVAEVNQSFQLILGLAFVVVAVVIGFFFLILTVQKLASLTLLRAVGASTGYLVRSLLVQIAFVVVGGLVVGVVLTVLAVQGASAGLPIAISPTTLAASALGVIVLALLGSTITLLRVRRIDPASVVSRPSLGGLA; from the coding sequence GTGTTCCTGGCCGGCCGAGAGATCAGACGGGCGAAGCTCCGGTTCGGTCTCCTCGCCGGGGCCGTCGGGCTCCTCGTGTTCCTCATCATGTTCCAGCAGGCCCTGCTCGGCTCGCTGCTGAAGAGCTTCACGGGGGCCATCGAGAACCAGTCGGCCACCGTGCTCGTCTACAACGCCGAGGCCCGCAAGAACGTGGCCGGCAGCGTGATCCCGCCGCCGGTGCAGCAACAGGTCGAGGCCGTCGACGGCGTCGGGGCGTCCGCGCCCCTCGGCGAGGCCACGCTCACCCTCGAGGCGGGCGGCGAGCTCACCGACGCGTCGGTGTTCGGCTTCACCCCCGGAGGGCCCGGCGACCCCACGAGGCTGGTCGAGGGACGGCTGCCCGAGACCGCCACCGAGGCCGCGGCCAGCGGTGAGGACGCCGACGCCGGCTTCGGGCTCGGCGACACCGTCACGAGCGTCAACGGCGACGTCCGCCTGACCATCGTGGGCCTCACCGAGGAGAGCCGGTTCTCGGTCGCACCGACGATCTGGGTCACCTTCGACGGCTACACGGCGCTGCGCAAGGCCGCCAACCCCGACGCCCCGGCGGTGCTGCCGTCGCTCATCGCCATCACACCGGCCGACGGGGTCACCCCCGACGAGCTCGCCGCCCGGATCGGCGCCCAGGTGGAGGGCGTCGACGCCCTCACCCGCACGCAGGCCGTCGCCGAGGCTCCCGGCGTGGCCGAGGTGAACCAGTCCTTCCAGCTCATCCTCGGCCTCGCCTTCGTGGTCGTCGCCGTCGTGATCGGCTTCTTCTTCCTCATCCTCACCGTCCAGAAGCTCGCTTCGCTGACGCTGCTCCGCGCCGTCGGGGCGTCCACCGGCTACCTGGTGCGGTCGCTCCTCGTGCAGATCGCCTTCGTCGTGGTCGGCGGCCTCGTCGTGGGCGTCGTGCTGACCGTGCTCGCCGTACAGGGTGCGTCGGCGGGCCTGCCGATCGCCATCTCCCCGACCACGCTCGCCGCCAGCGCGCTGGGTGTGATCGTGCTGGCGCTGCTCGGGTCCACCATCACGCTGCTACGGGTGCGGCGGATCGACCCTGCGTCGGTGGTCAGCCGACCGAGCCTCGGGGGGCTGGCGTGA